CACGATTCAACCTAAGCTTTCAAAAAAACGAGTCACGCTCCGCTTCATGCTTTCAATACCTACTCATATTGTTAGATCAAATTTTGGCCCCAAATGAAAAGGCTGCAAATGCCAACCAATTTGCAAAGACTTTTGAAGATGCATTATGGAACCTCAGATCTCTTTTGtcgctctcttttttttttctttaggttATAATGTTTGGATTGAGGTACCcctaaatttgatttttttaccaTTACATTTGGTTTTAGTTTTTCTTCCCTTGTTCCCATTTCATACTGGAGCCAGCCCATGAAATGGATTGGCAATTGCCTACCCTGTTGGACTGGCCCCCTAGCTCCTTTTTATGATATGGGCTCCAAATTCCATTTTTCGCATCATGTttgctttaatttttttttcctcccCGTAGCTAGATTCCTAGTTCCGCCGTGGTTACCATTTACCACTGCGCACTTGAAACAAAGAAACGAAATTGAAAGTTATAGTGAACGTAATGATCATTTCAACATCTCCTATTAAGCAGTTAAATGGTAGATATTCACGGTTCCACTAGTCCAAGCTGAAGATGTATCTACTGTCTACAAATTCTTTCAAGACAACAATAGCACATGATTTGCCACATTTGTCTCAATAtttcatcactgttgaagctaGTGATAACAGGGGCTCCAAGGCAGAATGAGAGAACTTTCTCGCAAACAAGTAACAAGTAGATGTTTCCCCGTAATTATACTGGCACTTCCACCTGTTCCTTATAGATTGAAGAAATCTTTCTGTAATATCAGCACCACCATAAGTTGACGGATGTCCTCCACCCCTTGACCAGTCAACCCATGTTAAAGTGCGGTTTGCATTTAAGGTGGGAAAGAACATAGAAACGTAAGTCGGCATGTAATGTTCGTCCGGGTAGCAATGTTGCCTGCAGTATTTCTTAAATTGTGGGTAGTATTTGGTCTCAGAGATGATCTGCGAAGCTAGAATTCGGTTCATTTCGAACCATTGTGCTCCCTTCCGCCAATCAGACAGCATGATGTATGGTATCAATCTACGACTGTAACGACCACGCGCTGTAATACCAGGATTATCATATGAGTCGACGAAGCTGTGCGCAGATTCTGTGAGGTACTTGTATATAGTGGAGAAATCATGCAAGGGAATGCAAGACTCAGAGAGAAGGACGAATCGCTCATTTGAAAAATCGAGGAGGGCGTTGGCTAAAAGCCGCTTTTCTGCATCTGTTAAGGTAATGCTTCCCCATTCAGTATCCTATAAAAAAAGGACCAAAATAAACAAAAAGTCAGATGCATGGAATGCAGAAAACTAGAAAAGGTTGAGTGAAATGCTAAGAGTTATGCAGGAGAGAAATTTAAGAAAAGATAACATGCATGGTGCATCaactgattcaaccatgaaaaatataaatgGATCAGGATAACCGTGTCATGGAAGAATGTAGATGTGTTTTGCCTAGTTGAACTGCATCATCTCTAAATCAATTGCAAAAGTTTGCAGGTCCATGCATATTAGGCAAGGCCTTTGTATTGCATTTCGGTATTGACAAAACCATAGAGATACATACATAAAATTAGCACTACAATGTATATAAGCTAAGTACCTGACTAGGAATTTCTCTGTCATAAAATGGAGAAGATTTCGAAACGTTAAGCTTGTAACCTGGTACTGTGTGAACATACACTGAGAAAAAATCTTCATGGCCATGAAAAAATCTTTCCCACAGTGGTATCAGTGGTAACGGACCACGCGTCAAAAAAAGGAAGGCAACTTTGGGAACAACGGTATATGGATATTCATGTTTCTTCAGCACCATTGAAGCACTCCGAAAAAGATTTTCATCAGCAATACGTCCCTCCACATTtgcaccaaaaccaaatagatcaAACAGATCAAGTTTGTGTAATGAAGTCGTTGCTATTAATCCAAATAGCATGCCCGATACAAATATCAACAATGACCAAACTAGTGTCTTCACACTTGGATACGGTGCACTCAAACGCGTAGCAAATCGAACCATCTCTTCTTTTACCTGCAATAATTTCCTACTCTTAGATACCCCAAGAAAGAAAATTACACTTCTCATAGAATGTGATCATATGGTTCTGTTTCCAGAGGAAACATAAGCGAACTTGAAGTCTAAACAGTTCCTTACTCATCGTGATGATACTTCCTATGAGAAGTATtgatttttttctcaattttataaataaaaaggTTTTCATTTcgtgaaaacaaattttgatatTTATAATCCCAGTCTTCAGTTCTTTTAATGTTTCCAATTTTTCTTACATGGCAGACTAAGAAGCAATCCGAGAGGAACAAAGTGAACGGACTGAATTCGGTTTCAAAGGAAAAAAACCAGTTATCTATTATGAACACCATACTTATTAAACTCTGAAGTCTGAACTCTCATAAATTTTAGGGCGCCTATATATATTTTccattttaggaaaaaaaaaaaaactatgcagAACTTTGTACTCCGTATTTCATTTGGGTTTTGTTGATTTTCTAAACAGTACTTTAGACTTTAGAGATGTCTAGTCTAGGAAATACCAGCATTTTCTAGGTTTTCGATTTTCATTTTCAGTTTAAAGAAGAGgtcttcttcattttcattttccgagaagaaaaaataaacaaaatctgTATATTAATGGAGGAGAGATAAAAGATGAGTCTAAAAATCAAGATTACTGTGCAACTAGATTAGCCCTTGAGTACCAGAAAAGAACTAAAAAACTATATGATCAAATCAATCAGATATCATACCTGTCTAAGGTTGGTTTCTCAAGAACTTCATGCAAGAGCTGCTGCAGTGCACTTCGTTCCTTTTCTAAAAAGTCTAGTATAAAACTTGGGAAAGTAAAAGGTGGTAGAGttcttgaatttgattttctccattgatACACTAATACTCAGTGGGTGCAGTGCAGTTAATGTCTTATTTCTGTTTAAAGCTCATATTACCACTTTATCAATAACCATTGATATTCCTTGAGCGAAACTATTTTGTTGTCATCTAAAATTAATGCCATGGTTCTAAAATTAGTTACAACAATAAAAAAAGTTCTGTTTCTTTCCAGTATGTAATTTTAGAAAGTGAATTATTGAATTACCTTTACATGATTCATTCATTCTTATCCCTTAGCTTTGAGAAATATGCTTGTTCTACGGTCTACTTTCATGGTCATGTGTGTTACCGTGACTTTGCACGTTAAATTAAAAATGCGACCGTTTTTTGGGATTGTTTCATACATCTTCTGCTGCTCTTCGTTACGTCACCTTCTTAGTTCCTGGCCATTAAGAACTCAACCAAAGTGGTTTCCCCCAAAGGAAATTGCAATAAATGAAGGAGAACAAACAATGGGAAACGAGTGCAATAAATGAAGGAGAACAAACAATGGGAAACGAGTGCAATAAATGAAGGAGAACAAACAATGGGAAGCGAGTGCGGAGGTAGGTTTGTAAGATGGGGTGCAAAATGGGCTTCGAGTCCATTTTGCATTACAAAAAgaacgcttttttttttttttgggactacTCGAAAAAAAAAGTGGAGGACTACTTTTTGATATAAATGCCCATCCtacattataaggggtgtcctaaaagattAGGGAAGACTAATCTGTCCTTATTCTAATTAAGGTTATAACCAATACTAATAATCCACTAATCTAACTCATTACCTTACCCACTAATCCAACCCActaattaaaacctaaattaaaagaaaaaaatcagtttcaaaactgattctattcttttctttcttcatcttcttcttcttcttcttctcttcttttcctcttattcttcttcttcttctcttcttttcatcTTATTCTTCGCAGACATTgacgttaatcgtcgattcgaaaaaatttcatcgtcgattaatcaatctttatAAGCAATGCGTGCCAAGCAAACACCCAGACTTCCAGGATTGAGTCCGGGACTCCCACATATAGTGAATCTCCCAAAACAATTGCTAATACAAAAAGAACTTGAACCACCATTCAGAGGcaaaatcaatcatccaacagCAACCAAGAAGTCTGATTCAAGTGAAATGCAAATCCgcgggtaatttccttcatacccattctTTTCAATTTGTTATTTGTTGAAGAtatcgattagaaatcatcaaaactcATTGAAAATGGTAGTTATAGTTGATATTTCGGCTAGGAGaattttttgtgtaaccctagAATTGCTAACCGAACTTCCAAAAGTAAAAACAGTTCGGCGTGCTCGCAAAAATTGAAAAATAGTTGGTGACCGAACTATATAATTCGATCTGCTCGCAAAAAAATctctcgtaaccgaactcaatttttcctttgaaagaatgagttcggttttgtcgataatttcTCTTGCTAACCGAACTTTTGAAATATTTAGTTCGATGTGCTCGCAAAATACTCTCGTTACCGAACTAAATTTTTCAAAGGTTAAaaatgagttcggttttgtcgataatttttatggctaaccgaacttttgaaatatgtagttcggttacgatgcaaaaaaaaaattggtaaccGAACTGTAGTGTGCTAACTTCAAGTGTTGTGTTTACTTTATTCTTTAGTTCTATTTGatttgataacacaatattctCTTATGTTTAGATAATACTTTGGTTTTTGTTCATTAGGAACAAAGGAAAATGATTGAGACTACAACtagatgaggatttgaaaactcccACCCCTCGTGGAGCAAAACATTTAGATTTCCGAAAACATGGTGCCACAAATGCTAAACATGGAGGGGTCTTGTTACCGGAAGTCAACCAAGATAATGTTCGTGATGTAATCCAAAGTGTCAATGAAGAGGTGATAGAGAATACAATTGATAATGTTATTCaagaagagaatgatgatgaagaagagcaaggaaatgaagaccagggaaatgaagaggttgaacaagAGCAAGTAAATGAAGACCAAGgaaatgtagaagaagaagaactagaacccggcaaagaaggagaaggacaagaggaggaagaggagggagAGGAGGTAgacgatgaagaggaggaagatgatggaaaagagggagaggatgatgatgaagaagaagaggaagatgatggagaagagggagaggatgatgatgaagaagaagaggaaggggatgatgatgaagaataggaagaggaagaaatttttcctgctaaagagaaaaagaagccaAAGCCTCCTAGCAAAAGATACTCACACATTCCCCATGTTGATTTGTGTTTTCCACTGGACCcgacttatggtactccaaatgaTGGAGAGGCAACATTGTTTAGGTACAAACACTCATGGGCTACGAAGATCTATGCGACAAAGgtattctttaagttcatagtgTTACGCTCTTTTCGTATTAATAGTGTTTCGTcaagtattaatagtgttatGTTCTTTTCGTAGGATCATAACGATGCAGTTCGTCTTATTAAATGTCAAAA
This portion of the Papaver somniferum cultivar HN1 chromosome 11, ASM357369v1, whole genome shotgun sequence genome encodes:
- the LOC113323492 gene encoding uncharacterized protein LOC113323492, with translation MVRFATRLSAPYPSVKTLVWSLLIFVSGMLFGLIATTSLHKLDLFDLFGFGANVEGRIADENLFRSASMVLKKHEYPYTVVPKVAFLFLTRGPLPLIPLWERFFHGHEDFFSVYVHTVPGYKLNVSKSSPFYDREIPSQDTEWGSITLTDAEKRLLANALLDFSNERFVLLSESCIPLHDFSTIYKYLTESAHSFVDSYDNPGITARGRYSRRLIPYIMLSDWRKGAQWFEMNRILASQIISETKYYPQFKKYCRQHCYPDEHYMPTYVSMFFPTLNANRTLTWVDWSRGGGHPSTYGGADITERFLQSIRNRWKCQYNYGETSTCYLFARKFSHSALEPLLSLASTVMKY